A segment of the Colletotrichum destructivum chromosome 3, complete sequence genome:
TGCCTTTTGGCCCGTGGGCTgtgctcggcgccgtcgccgccaaagaGACCACACACGCTACGCTACCCCCCCCTCAAGGATTCAATTCAGTTGATAATATCGAGAGCTGCCCGCCCATTCCCTGGCTCGCATGGAAGACCGTCCTTCCCTCattcttcttccttcccgCCAGTTTTCGGCTTCCTTCGTTTAGAGCCAAAACCACGGCCAACCGCCAGTGAAGTGACGGGCCATTCGCAATGGCTTTCAAGACGTGGTTGATGACGGCCCTCGTTGGCCTCGCCAACGGCCTGGCCTCAACCGACACCATCACCTGGGGAGGCGACAACTCACGAGCCGGGTACCAGACGTAAGTGTCATGATCCATCTATTGCACTCCCTCCCcgcttctctttctttctctcgcGCGCTCTCTACCTCCCTTTTTgtccctcttcctctccctgcTGTCGATCGCCGCCATGTCGCAACGACACTGCTCCGCTCGGTGGGGGGTCAAATGGGCGATCGATCAATCAAGCACCCCTCTATATGACCAGCAACTGACAATGGTGAAGAAATCACAACATGGACCCCTCCGTCGTGGGGAGCTCCCAGTTCGGCCAGCTCTTCCGCACCCTTCTTCCGGGCAGATACGGCAACGTCCCCGAGCAGATCTTCTCTCAGCCACTCGTTTACAcgcccgacggcgacgacaccCAATACGTCTACGTCGCGACAACACAGAATAATGTCTACAAACTTAATGCAAAGACGGGCGACATTGTCGCATCCCGCAACCTCCACCTTCCTTTCCTCACCGCCGATCTGGACGGCTGTTACGATATCCAGCCTCACGTCGGAATCACCGCCACCGGTGTCATTGACCCTTCCACCAACACTGTTTACTACACGGCCAAGACGTACGCCGACCAGACCCAGCCGAATGTCGCCCAAGGCCGTCCGGCCGGCCGTTACTACCTTCATGCGCTGGACGTGAACGACCTCAGCGATCGCCCCAACTTccccgtcgacctcgagggcACCGTCGCGAGGAACAACCCGATTCGGTCCTTCAACGGAGGCATCCACCACCAGCGACCTGCCCTGCTCCACGTCGGCAACTACGTCTacgccggctttgcttcTCACTGTGTGCAGTACAACTTCACCGGCTGGGTCATTGGCTGGGACAAGACGACGGGTAACATCGTCGAGCGCTTCGCTACCCAGGGTGACGGCGTTCCCGCCAACGTCGAGGGCGCTGGTATCTGGATGTCGGGCGGCGGTCTCTCGTCGGACGACGCCGGCTCCATGTTCTACGCCACCGGCAACGGCTACGCCTCCCAGCTCAGCACCATCCCCGTGAAGGGCCGTGAACCCCCAACTGCCCTGGAAGAGGCTGCTGTCCACATGACCATCAACGAAGACGGTAGTCTGACCCTGGTCGACTTCTTCATGCCCTGGGAAAAGCAGGCCCTGGACGGTGCCGACAAAGACCTGGGAACCAGTCCTCTGCAGATTCTACCGAGCACCTTTTCCTGCGGCGAGGTTCGTCGCATCGGCGTGGTGACCGGGAAAAGCGGCAAGACCTACTGGCTCAACCTGGATGACTTGGGTGGCTACCGCAACGGCGCGAATGGCCTGGACGATGTGCTCCAAGTCTACCAGAATGAAAACTCCGTGTATGCCGGCGCAGGTGTCTACCCGGGCGAGGGTGGTTACATCTACATCAATGGTGAGAATAACTGGCTTTTCCGGTAGTGGCTGGGGACTATCGCTAACCTTTACAAGTCATCCAGTATCCCACCCATGTCTTCAAATTCTCTTGCGAGGCTGGTGTTCCCTCCTTCACCAAGGTCGCCGACACCCCGATGAACAACGCCTACATCCTCGGTGTCAGCCACGGCACCGTCACGACCCTCAATGGCCAACCCGGCACCGGCCTTCTCTGGACGACCGATGTACAGGGCTCGCAGCTCAAGATCTTTGAGGCCGTCCCCAAAGACGGCTTTTTGAACCTGATCAAGTCCTTCAGCGTCCCGGCCACCACCAAGTTCACCAGGGCCGTCTTCGGAGACGGAATCATGTACCAGGGCACCACCCAGGGCTACATCTACGCTTTCGGTTCGCCCGTTACGACTCCTCTCAACTGCACGTCTACCAATGAGTTTGGTACCGTCGACGTCGGTTCTGAGAGCGAGCCGCGCACTGTCACCTGCACTGCCGTCATTGGCGTCACCGTTGATACCGTCGCTCTGGACGAAGCGGAGGAATTTACGCTCTCTGGCGTGCCCACGCTCCCTCTTACGCTGGCCCCCGGCGAGACCTTCACCGTGGGCGCCGTATTCAAGCCCACGACCGTCGGTCTCATTTCCGCTGACATCATCGTCGACACAACcaacgatgccgagggcTACAGCCTGGGCACGCACATCAGACTCACTGGTACCGGTGAAAGCGCCAATCCGCTGCTGTCCATCACGCCCCCCACTGTCACTTTCCAGGGCGTAATTGCCGGGCAAGAAGGCGGCACCGACGAGAGTGTCATTCTGTCGAACCAGGGCAACTCGGACTTGTCCATCACCGACGTCGAGTTCTCCACAACGAGCGCTGCGGGCCCCTTTACGAGCTGGGACAGAGCAACCTCCAGTCTCACCGTCGGCAAGTTCACGCTCACCAACGTTCCTGCTACGATTCCCGCCAACACCGCCGTCACGGTTCGCATTGCTTTCGACTCTGCCACTAGCGGCAGCTTCGGTGCCTACCTCAAGGTCTCCTCCAACGGCGGAACCAAGTCCTTCACGATCGCGGGCTCTGCAGGCCCTGCTCCTGCGGCTCTGGTTGAGTTCCAAACGCCCGATGGCACTGGTTGGGTCGAGTACGAAGCGGACAAGCCTTTCAGCTTTGGCAACGTCACCGAAAACAGCTCAAGAGCGCTCAAGTTCCGTGTCACGAACAACgctggcgagggcgccgtcagGCTTTCCCTCACCGTCTCGAAGCCGCCCTTTGGAATCCCTGGCATCATCCAAGCTGCCAACTTGGTAGACCTTGCCGAAGGCACTGTTCTCGGTCCCGGCGAGAGCGCTACTGCGACCATGATCTGCACGGTGCCCAAGGCGCAGTGGAACACCGACCCATACACCGGAGTCGCGCCTTGGACGATGAACACTAACGACCCCAACTTTGAGAAGCACTTGTTCAGCTTCGAGTGCAcagccgtcgccgagcaAGCGCCGCCTCTGTTGCCCGATGGCCAAGGCAAGTACCGCTACATTGGCTGCTACAGGGAGAACAACCCAGGCCGCCAACTCACGAACCAGCTGTACGGGAaccccaacaacaccaacgccaTGTGTATCGCCGCTTGCGCCGAGAAGGGCTACGTCTTCTGCGCCACGCAGTACCACACCGAGTGCTGGGGCGGCCCGCGTATTCCTGTCGAAAAGGTCGACCCCCGCAACTGCCAGTTCGATTGTGGCGGAGATCTCAACCAGGTTTGCGGTGGCAACGGATTCGGCGAGACGGAAGGCCTTGGCGCGTTTCTCTCCGTATTCGCCGACTCGGTCCAGTGGGACGGAAACACCACTACGCCCGCCCCGAGCCCTGATCCGGCGGGCCCTGAGGTCAACCCTGGCGTAGGACAGTACGTGAGCCAGGGCTGTTACAccgagcccgccgacgagcgcGCGTTGACCTACCTCATTCCCACCGATGAGAAGACTGTTGCATCGTGTATCGAGGGTTGTGCTGCAAGTCAGTACACGTACGCCGGTTTGGAGTACGGAGGAGAGGTAAGCAAACTTGACGATATTTCTTTCATCTATTGGATAATGTAAGGCGCTAACTCTGTTGCTGTAGTGTTGGTGTGGAAACGTCCTGTCGGCCAAATCTCTTCCCGTTGATGCCGCTGAATGCAGCATGGCTTGCGCCGACAACAGCACCGAATACTGCGGTGGCTCAACCAGACTCAACCTGTACAAGCTTGAAGGCGAactgccggcgccgacgtcgaccgccgccgttACGACTGGCACCGAGACTTCAACGGCTGTTCCCACTGCCACTGCTCCGCCCACCAACGAGCGGGTTGGCGACTGGCTCTTGGAGGGCTGCTACACTGAGGGTGATGGCGTTCGCGCTCTTGGCGCCCGCATGTACGCCAACGACTCCATGACTCTCGAAATCTGTGGCGGATTCTGCCAGGGCAACAAGTACTTTGGCACAGAATACGGCCGAGAGTGCTGGTGCGGTGACGAATTCGGCACAGGAAGCGTCCTCGCCGCGAACCAGGACGACTGTTCGTTCCcttgcggcggcgacagcacCCAGCTCTGCGGTGCTAGTAACAGGTTGAGCGTCTACGTGTACTCGCCCGAGGGAGCTGTTGTTGACTcggagacgtcgacgacggcggctgcCACTACGACGACTTTCTCGAGTTTGGCAGTCCCTTCAAACGGAACCGCAACCACCGTCGCCACGACCACTGAAACTCctctggccgaggagacgggATCTCGAACTGCGGCCGCTGTGGAACCCACAGTAGAAGTATCTACCACGACTGCTTCCTCCACCCCATCCAACTCCACCGTCACTACTATCGGTTCCGTAACCGCTGAGGCCTCCAGCACCTCGTCCACTCCTTTGACAACAAACTTGCCGACTACATCGTCGTCCAGTGTCCTCCCCGGCAccacgacatcgacatcgtctGCCACTCCCACGCCGACCGGCCCCGTCATCTCGCCCGGCAACGAAAACTTCACGTACTACGGATGCTTCTCCGAGCCTGAGATCGgccgcctgctgccgacCCAGATCCTCAACCGGGTCAATATGACCATTGACATGTGTCTGAACGCCTGCTACGACACGAACTACGCGGGTGTCGAGTACGGCCGCGAGTGCTGGTGTGGCGACTCGCTGAGCCTGGGTGGCGCCGATGAgaccaggccggcggccaaTGTGACGGGCACCGAGTGCTCTTTCACATGCCCCGGCAACAGCACTCAGTTCTGCGGTGCCGGTGTGAGGATGAGCTTGTACATACTgaccgaggagctggagcggTTGGAGAAGTCAAACTCGACGCTATCGTTGAAGCACTGATCAAAAATTAATGGGGGGTTAATGTCTATTCTTGCGCAACCATAGAGGCCAACGGCCACGGTGCTACACGGGTATCTACTCGAACAAATTTCATATAATTTTGATGTCTATATTTTGACTACATGGATTATCTGTTTGATTTATCTTTGTGAAATTTCTTGGTGAACAACGCCAAGCTTTAGCGACACTTCACTGCTTAAAGAACCCGTACATCTGCCACTCAATATCGTTGGGTAGTGAGGACCCACCGGCTGTTTTCGCTCGTCTCTCTTGGATTGGCAGGCTACTTCTTGTCTTGGACTCTTGCTGTCCAACACGAAACCATGATCGTTTCCATCGATCCTCCAGAGGGCATCCGGGCGGACAGCCAGCTCAAcccacaccccccccttcttaAGACTCGTAGGCATGGAACACCTTCGCAATGATCTTCCACCCCGCTTCGACCTTGATCAGCGTGTGAAAGTCGGTGTAGGGCGGGCCGTCGGGGGTGTCCTCCATGTCGACcctgacgacggcggtcgtgggcgtgatggcgaggacgtcgCACCTCGCCTTGGTGGACGGGCCGGGGCCGTAGgtgtcgaagaaggcgtGCAGGTTTCTGTAGGAGCCCGAGGAGAGcgtgccgtcggcgggcgcCCAGCCGGTCATGGTGGCGTCGGTGTGgaaggcgaggtcgaggagggcgcggTCCGCCTTTgcgacggcctggacgtAGGCTTGGACGGTTTGGATCACCTCGTCGTAGGCGGATGTCGGGACTGATTTGATGTTCCTGGACATGGTTGTTGTTTGTTTGGGTTGGCTATTTACGTGTGGCTTTCTCTGGTGTGCTTGTGGTTTGTCaagggaagaggaggggaatCGTGCTGGGTGTTGTTGGATGCTCGGGAAAGGGAGGAATGTCGTTCGGCATCTTTGCAAGCCTAAGAACGACGG
Coding sequences within it:
- a CDS encoding Putative NTF2-like domain superfamily, lumazine-binding protein, which gives rise to MSRNIKSVPTSAYDEVIQTVQAYVQAVAKADRALLDLAFHTDATMTGWAPADGTLSSGSYRNLHAFFDTYGPGPSTKARCDVLAITPTTAVVRVDMEDTPDGPPYTDFHTLIKVEAGWKIIAKVFHAYES
- a CDS encoding Putative quinoprotein alcohol dehydrogenase-like superfamily, with the translated sequence MAFKTWLMTALVGLANGLASTDTITWGGDNSRAGYQTNHNMDPSVVGSSQFGQLFRTLLPGRYGNVPEQIFSQPLVYTPDGDDTQYVYVATTQNNVYKLNAKTGDIVASRNLHLPFLTADLDGCYDIQPHVGITATGVIDPSTNTVYYTAKTYADQTQPNVAQGRPAGRYYLHALDVNDLSDRPNFPVDLEGTVARNNPIRSFNGGIHHQRPALLHVGNYVYAGFASHCVQYNFTGWVIGWDKTTGNIVERFATQGDGVPANVEGAGIWMSGGGLSSDDAGSMFYATGNGYASQLSTIPVKGREPPTALEEAAVHMTINEDGSLTLVDFFMPWEKQALDGADKDLGTSPLQILPSTFSCGEVRRIGVVTGKSGKTYWLNLDDLGGYRNGANGLDDVLQVYQNENSVYAGAGVYPGEGGYIYINVIQYPTHVFKFSCEAGVPSFTKVADTPMNNAYILGVSHGTVTTLNGQPGTGLLWTTDVQGSQLKIFEAVPKDGFLNLIKSFSVPATTKFTRAVFGDGIMYQGTTQGYIYAFGSPVTTPLNCTSTNEFGTVDVGSESEPRTVTCTAVIGVTVDTVALDEAEEFTLSGVPTLPLTLAPGETFTVGAVFKPTTVGLISADIIVDTTNDAEGYSLGTHIRLTGTGESANPLLSITPPTVTFQGVIAGQEGGTDESVILSNQGNSDLSITDVEFSTTSAAGPFTSWDRATSSLTVGKFTLTNVPATIPANTAVTVRIAFDSATSGSFGAYLKVSSNGGTKSFTIAGSAGPAPAALVEFQTPDGTGWVEYEADKPFSFGNVTENSSRALKFRVTNNAGEGAVRLSLTVSKPPFGIPGIIQAANLVDLAEGTVLGPGESATATMICTVPKAQWNTDPYTGVAPWTMNTNDPNFEKHLFSFECTAVAEQAPPLLPDGQGKYRYIGCYRENNPGRQLTNQLYGNPNNTNAMCIAACAEKGYVFCATQYHTECWGGPRIPVEKVDPRNCQFDCGGDLNQVCGGNGFGETEGLGAFLSVFADSVQWDGNTTTPAPSPDPAGPEVNPGVGQYVSQGCYTEPADERALTYLIPTDEKTVASCIEGCAASQYTYAGLEYGGECWCGNVLSAKSLPVDAAECSMACADNSTEYCGGSTRLNLYKLEGELPAPTSTAAVTTGTETSTAVPTATAPPTNERVGDWLLEGCYTEGDGVRALGARMYANDSMTLEICGGFCQGNKYFGTEYGRECWCGDEFGTGSVLAANQDDCSFPCGGDSTQLCGASNRLSVYVYSPEGAVVDSETSTTAAATTTTFSSLAVPSNGTATTVATTTETPLAEETGSRTAAAVEPTVEVSTTTASSTPSNSTVTTIGSVTAEASSTSSTPLTTNLPTTSSSSVLPGTTTSTSSATPTPTGPVISPGNENFTYYGCFSEPEIGRLLPTQILNRVNMTIDMCLNACYDTNYAGVEYGRECWCGDSLSLGGADETRPAANVTGTECSFTCPGNSTQFCGAGVRMSLYILTEELERLEKSNSTLSLKH